ACACAGTAAATATTTTTTATTTAGTTTTTTGAAATATCTAAAAAATTCGGCCATGATATAAAAAATGGTTTCATTGCAATCTCCAGTTATTTCGTACCTGTAATAAATGGGGCGTTCCAAGTAATTGGGATTAATTAAATCGGTTGCTCGAAGGTTTTTATTGGTTATTTCTCTATTTCTAAGTTTTAAATAGGTCGTCTCTTTAATGGGTAAAACGATACAATGTCCGGCATAATACCCCGTTCTTCCTGTAAAAACAAAGTTTAGTTCGGGGAGTAACTTAACCGCTTCTCGAATTAATTCATCATTTACATAACTGTCGTCTTTATGCAGAGAGTCTATGTAATAATTAATGTGCTTGATGTCTAAATCATAGTCAATGGTTCTTATGTTTTGGGTTGTAAGATCGAGTTGATCTTTGTACCATGATAAATTAGGAAGTTCGCTATTTTGCTCTGAAAGGGAATATTTTCTGGTTTTAAAATTATAGAATGTAGGAATAGGAACGGCAGCATTAAGATTATGAATGAGTTGATAGGGCATTAGCGTTGCTAAAACAATATCTTCTTCTTTTTCAGATTTTACTAAGGTTAAATTTTTTTCCCAGCGCTGTATGGTTCGTAAATCCACCTTGATACTTGCAGCGAAATCGATTTGCGAAAGGCCATTAAATTCGCGATAATCTTTAAATAGCTCGCCTATGGAATAATATCTTTTCATCAATGTGTTAAAATGAACAATAAATATAACTAAAAATAGCCTCATGACATTTTATGTCGCCATATTTATGGGTAAGCCCAATTAAATTTGCAAAATGTAACCGAAACCCTGATGGGTTTTTATTAACTAATATATCATGCATCAACGTACAGAAAATGAAAGTTATAGGCCGATTACTTCCTTCGAGCGTCGTGTTTTCATCTATTTACAAA
This genomic interval from Tamlana carrageenivorans contains the following:
- a CDS encoding helix-turn-helix domain-containing protein, with the protein product MKRYYSIGELFKDYREFNGLSQIDFAASIKVDLRTIQRWEKNLTLVKSEKEEDIVLATLMPYQLIHNLNAAVPIPTFYNFKTRKYSLSEQNSELPNLSWYKDQLDLTTQNIRTIDYDLDIKHINYYIDSLHKDDSYVNDELIREAVKLLPELNFVFTGRTGYYAGHCIVLPIKETTYLKLRNREITNKNLRATDLINPNYLERPIYYRYEITGDCNETIFYIMAEFFRYFKKLNKKYLLCGYTERDDNYHLNLEIGLKNVWEDKALQETLGLDYPPRFIEGDFDHFLFDD